The Pseudanabaena yagii GIHE-NHR1 genomic interval ATTTCCACTACTTGTCGAAGATTGACTAGCGCTAGACATTTGTAAACCTTGTGCAGAAATAGCCCCATTGCTAAGAAGACTTATTTGACCTCCCAAATTAGTTCCATCTGCTTTAATTTGCACATTTTGACCCAAATTTATTTGGTTATTTGCAATCAGTGTAATTTTCCCAGCATTTGTGTTAATCCCTGTAGGTGAAGATGATGTCAGAATAGCTGTCTTATCTGCCATTATGATGTTACCGCGTGCATCAATAAATACAGAGCCTGCATTGCCTGTGATTGCCGCTAGACCTGTAGGTACTAAGCTGATACCAGCTATTGGAAGCAGAGATGAACCTAAACCTGTAATCTCAATATCACTGTTTCCTGTAAGAGTATTGTTTGGCTTGTAGTTGTTGGTTAATAGCACTAACCCATCAGGTGTTTGAATATTAATTTTCCCAATTTTAATTCCACTTTCAGTTGGCGATAATAATGATGTATTGGGAATAGCCGCTAATGCTGTTATAGCGCTATTAATAAAGCAACTAGCAGATCCCCCAGTACATCTATTTCTTGCTGTATTGAATGTAAATGCTACAGGAGATGCAGCGGGAGAACTCTTTAATTGATTAGAAAAGTTAGTAAATAAGTTTGAGTCTGTCCCAATCGTAACTACTGGAGACTGATTTGGAGTTACACCTGCGGTTCCAATATCTGCTGGATTAACTCCTGCTCTAATGTCGAGGGTTGGCTGTAAACTACCATTAATATCTACAGAATTACTATTAGATAGAATTACTCTGTCATTATTGATTGAGTTGTTAGTAGTATCAGCACCAGAAATTTGGACTACCTCTATTGTAACTTTACCTCCTGCAATGATATGTAGCGATCTTCCTACATAAGTCGCAAAAGTTACATCACCTAAAGAGCGAATTATGGGATCAATCGGGCTTTCGATATTGCCGATAGAACCATCTAATTTTTCAACACGGAAGTTGCCATTGGCGTAGTAATGGGCATCACCGATGATGGTATTAGCGGAACGAAATACCATGTCTTGACCTGAGAACAAACCACTATTGGGATTGTTTAAGATAAAAAGATCAACTAAGCGATCGCCTTGGACTGTAAGTTTCTCTCCAGCCGATGCGATGAATGGGCGATCAATGCTATCTCTAGCGATCAATGAGTCTTTGGCGAGTAGGTTCAAGTTGCCGACTGTAGCAATTTGACTGCTATTTAAGGTCAGATTGCGATTAGCACTAAAGGTAGCAGTATTAGCGATCGCATCTTTAACCTCTACATCTCCAGTAACAGACTCGACAAGCAAATTACCCTGTGCAAAGAGAGTTCCATTACTAACAACATTGCCTGATGATAGAGTTAAATCTTTATTAGAATTTAGATTGCCATCATTGATAATCATTGCACTATGATTCTTCCCATATTGCAACCCCAGAGGTGTAGTAACCATTAGCAATGGAGGTGCTTGGGGATTAGTAGCACTAAATTCTGTGCCATCAGGAAACTTGAAGCTATTAGCTGTACTTGCTGTAAAGGAACCGCCAATTTGTAACTGGGCATTTTTACCGAAAATAATGCCATTGGGATTGATTAAAAATAAATTTGCCTGTCCATTAGCTTTAATTAATCCATCAATATTGGAAATGGAGTTACCTGTAACGCGGCTAATAATATTGCTAATGTCGTTACTGTTGTTGAAATAGGCAGTACTGCCTGTCGGAACGGAAAATTGCTGAAAACTATGAAATTGGTTGCCACCAATCTGTGTGCCGCCTGTAATCGTGAAGGTTGTGCCTTGGGTATTGACGACTGTATTAATAGGTAATGTCTTATCGCCAGTTATCTGTGCTTGCATAGGCGCAACGGAAAGCCAGCCACAGGCGATCGCAACAGCGCTAAATCCGATGAAGTCTTTTTTCATAACGATTTTGAGACTATTTACTAGCGAGCCGTACTACATCAATGCGCGATAGCTTATAGCCTAATATAAGCATCGATTCTAAATCTTTAAATAATAATTCAAAAAAGAAGAATTAAAAGAGTATTTCTTCGGCAATTATGCCTATAAATTTTTAGTGATAATCTGGCAATGCAAGTTTTAAGGTCAAGAAGTGGTAGTGCGGGGCTTCGTCTTGCATTACCACTTCTTGACCAAGAAAAGAGTAACAAAAAGTAAATGCCAGCAATTCTCATTATGAAAAATTAACTACTGTTGGGAGGGAGATCTAACTCCAAACCTTGAATCATAAAAGTCAAAAGATGATCCCAACTATCAAAAACAAGATATCGAGTCAAGGCGCGTAAATCGTTAAAAAAGGTTTTGCGGGTTGGCAAATGAGAGCGCAATAACTGGTACTTGTCATCGACCAATTCCAATAACGTGTGAAATAGTAGGGACAAAATATTGAGGGTGGCTAGGAATGAAGCAAGATGCTCCTTGCCATGTCCAAAGTTGTGTTCTAGGTTGTAGCCCTTAGTTTTGAGAGTATTGTTATTCTCATTTTCCACTTTCCAACGAGTACGACCAGCCAGCACGATTTCCACCACTGTTTGCTCAGTAATCAGGTGATTGGTGGCAAAAGAGTTTTTGTAAACTACCTTGCCATCAGGTCTAGTCACAGTTAGTTCACACCAGTTAACCAGCAAAGCATCGTCACCATCTTTGATAGGTAGCCCATTGACATATTGGTAGGTATAGGTCTCTTGAACTTTCCCTGTCCACTTATTGACAACCACCGTTGGCAAAGCAATCCCTTCTATATGCTCATAGATAGTGGGGTGAGATTCGGGGCGGCAGACTAAGATGAAGTTGAACTGTTGCTCTAATAGCATTTGGCAGAGGGGTTGGCGAGAATAAAGGTCATCACCCAAAACAGTTACCTTGAATGCACTGTACTTACTGCCATGTTTGTAACAACCATCTTTTGGCGGCTGTATTCTCACAGTCTTGCTTGTCATTTCCATCCTGCGGCACAATAAATTCTGGTACTAGGGGAATCACTTGCGATTGATGTGGACTGACGATAACTGGCGTAACTACGCTATGAAAATAATGAATTTCTCCTGATTTCATTTTCCTACTCGAACAATGGTGACAGTGTATTTGTTTTGAACTAAAGTACTCTGTCCCATCTAGCGCCATTAATAGATTGTTGGCGAATCCTCGAAATCTTTGCAGTTTCCCCTTTTGCTCTATCGTCTCCAAGATTGTCTCGAACACTGGAAACATTTCTTTAGGTTGCACTGGGTCTAGCAAGTCTCGGATATGGTTATCCGTTGGTATTTTATGCACCCCAAATAAACTTTGGGCGTTGCTTCGCCCTTTTGTCTGCTCCATTGTCCGCTGGTAAGACAAGAATGATGGACTTTGAGTGAAAAATACACTGAATGCACTCATGGCTGCATCTTCCATGCCATAGCGACTATTTTTGCCTGTCCGCTTGTCTGGCAATGATTCTAGTTGTTGTCGGAAAATTTCTACAATTCTGTCGAATGAGCCTTGTGCTTTCAAAGCTCTTCCCCTAAATCAATCATCATGTTATTTACAATATCCCTATATCAACGGTTTGACTAGCCTTCGTTCATAATGAGAATTGCTGAGTAAATGCGTATATTCTCAGTGAAGGTTAGAGATAGCCTGTAAAGTACTGATGAGCTATACACAGCAATTTCTGTAAATTTAGGCAACAAATCCTTAAGTCGAAGAGGCAAACCATTGTGGTTATCAGGATAAGGTGCTGAAAAAAGAAATAAAATGTAACAATATCCCCAAACTTAATCCATATGGGTTAGACTAATTTCCGTAAGGTAAAAGTATTCATCGGTTGTAGCAATTGTTTTCTGTACTGGCAGTTTTTTTCTGTTTCATCGTGACAAGCTTCTCTCCGACATCTCTAACTCTACATACTCATTGAATTCTTGGAGAAAGCATAATGTCTATTTACGTTGGTAACTTATCCTATGAAGTTACTCAAGACCATTTAAAGCCAGTGTTTGAAGACTACGGCAAGGTCACTCGTGTTCATTTCCCTACTGATCGTGAAACTGGTCGCGCTCGCGGCTTTGCTTTCGTTGAAATGAGCCAAGACACCGAAGAAGATGCTGCAATCACAGCATTGGACGGTGCTGAGTGGATGGGTCGCGTCCTCAAAGTTAATAAGGCTAAACCTCGCGAGAATAATGACTCGTTTGGCGGTGGTAACAGAGGCGGCGGCGGCGGTCGTGGCGGCTACGGTAAGTCTAGCGGCGGTCGTTACTAAATCTAAAAAATAAGTACTGCCGAAAATCAGCAATATTTATTTCTTTAAAATAGAGGCAAAAGCTTAGCTTTTGCCTCTATTTTGCTATGCTATGCAAAAGTATGACGCTTAACGTAGGTTTAGCATGGATTTGCAACCATTAGGCATTGTTGTTCAGGGTTCCTTAAGCGACGGTTTGGAAGTAAGACTGAATGGTGAAATTTCAGTCGAAGATATGCGTGTCGGTAAGTTTTTGGTAGTACATGGTCGGCATACGCGCTTTTTCTGCATTCTCACCGATGTCACCCTTGGTACTGCTAGTCCGCGCATTCTCATGAATCCGCCTGATCCTGAGAACACTTTCTTAACTGAGATTTTGGCAGGAACAGGAACCTTTGGCACAATTAACTTAACGCCAATGTTAATGTTTGTACCGTCTAATCCTTTTGATCTGCTAACGCAAAGGGCAAGTAGCGATCGCGTTAAAAAGACAAAGCGCAAAAAATCACCAGTTTATGAAACTGTAGAAGAAATCAGTGATTTTCAACTCCTGCCAGTAAAAACAATCCCCAGCCATTTCTCGCAAGTATTTGATGCCACGGAGCGCGATTTTCGGATTGTGTTTGGATGGGAGGATGATCCACATAAGAGAAATTTTGCGATCGGGCAACCCATTGATATGCCTGTACCGATTTGTCTCGATCTCGATCGCTTTGTGGAGCGTAGTAACGGCGTATTTGGAAAATCTGGTACTGGTAAATCATTCTTAACCCGTCTATTGCTATCAGGCATCATTCGTAAGCAAGCCGCAGTGAATCTGATTTTTGATATGCACTCGGAATATGGCTGGGAAGCAGCGACTGAAGGTAAAAGATTTAGTACGGTTAAGGGTTTACGACAGCTATTTCCCGCACAGGTACAGATTTATACGCTCGATCCTGACTCGACAAGGCGGCGCGGGGTGCGTGATGCTCAGGAGCTTTACATTAGCTATGACCAAATTGATGTGGAAGACTTGATGCTAATTCGCGATGAGTTAAATCTGTCGGAAGCGAGTTTAGAGAATGCGATTATTTTACGGAATGAGT includes:
- a CDS encoding two-partner secretion domain-containing protein codes for the protein MKKDFIGFSAVAIACGWLSVAPMQAQITGDKTLPINTVVNTQGTTFTITGGTQIGGNQFHSFQQFSVPTGSTAYFNNSNDISNIISRVTGNSISNIDGLIKANGQANLFLINPNGIIFGKNAQLQIGGSFTASTANSFKFPDGTEFSATNPQAPPLLMVTTPLGLQYGKNHSAMIINDGNLNSNKDLTLSSGNVVSNGTLFAQGNLLVESVTGDVEVKDAIANTATFSANRNLTLNSSQIATVGNLNLLAKDSLIARDSIDRPFIASAGEKLTVQGDRLVDLFILNNPNSGLFSGQDMVFRSANTIIGDAHYYANGNFRVEKLDGSIGNIESPIDPIIRSLGDVTFATYVGRSLHIIAGGKVTIEVVQISGADTTNNSINNDRVILSNSNSVDINGSLQPTLDIRAGVNPADIGTAGVTPNQSPVVTIGTDSNLFTNFSNQLKSSPAASPVAFTFNTARNRCTGGSASCFINSAITALAAIPNTSLLSPTESGIKIGKINIQTPDGLVLLTNNYKPNNTLTGNSDIEITGLGSSLLPIAGISLVPTGLAAITGNAGSVFIDARGNIIMADKTAILTSSSPTGINTNAGKITLIANNQINLGQNVQIKADGTNLGGQISLLSNGAISAQGLQMSSASQSSTSSGNSGDINIKASSLNLTNSSTFASQIVTSTKGNANAGNITLNISGDISLNGSLSSSTTEIRSQVLTSTAKGNSGNITINGADSTKAANSLSITNGAQITANTEGIGNAGEIKIFAKLVSIDGVSAFDSNKSSSINSQILKFATGSGSRIFIDTDSLSLNNKAQISTTLDWGSLKISKGGNIVINSKILSLTKESTINSSTSSPIYAGNAGDIKITTNQASFDSSFVSSSVNTNAIGNAGILDITARDISITNGAQLSSATAGKGNGGIITITSDTLKIDGSGTFLGKNSASGIFGSVKAGADKDSNGGNINVIVSKSISLSNGARISASTDVNTQGKSGSILIDPEVVTLTNGSRISVSSLGFGDGGVIDLTAGQLSLSNSSIIAETANGRGGNITLRVRDLFWLRNSSLVSATAGNNGDGGNINLNASFILAFATENNDIIANAFKGRGGNIQITTQGIFGIEYRPQLTPLSDITASSQFGVNGTVTINTPGVDPSKGLGKLPVDVTDSSKLLAQRCVADNADSKFFITGRGGLPPSPSDAVYRTTQILANVGSVISNNETAQSSPVIQNSQLTSSTQSYPDRIVEIQGWVVDQSGKVSLISELPSLSPNWIWSNQPKCIAGY
- a CDS encoding RNA recognition motif domain-containing protein, with the protein product MSIYVGNLSYEVTQDHLKPVFEDYGKVTRVHFPTDRETGRARGFAFVEMSQDTEEDAAITALDGAEWMGRVLKVNKAKPRENNDSFGGGNRGGGGGRGGYGKSSGGRY
- a CDS encoding helicase HerA domain-containing protein, producing MDLQPLGIVVQGSLSDGLEVRLNGEISVEDMRVGKFLVVHGRHTRFFCILTDVTLGTASPRILMNPPDPENTFLTEILAGTGTFGTINLTPMLMFVPSNPFDLLTQRASSDRVKKTKRKKSPVYETVEEISDFQLLPVKTIPSHFSQVFDATERDFRIVFGWEDDPHKRNFAIGQPIDMPVPICLDLDRFVERSNGVFGKSGTGKSFLTRLLLSGIIRKQAAVNLIFDMHSEYGWEAATEGKRFSTVKGLRQLFPAQVQIYTLDPDSTRRRGVRDAQELYISYDQIDVEDLMLIRDELNLSEASLENAIILRNEFGKTWISRLLAMTNSEIQEFCEQKMGSKSSIMALQRKLTRLDDLKYLRQTCPENYIKRILDAIAAGKHIVIEFGSQSNLLSYMLATNIITRRIHHSYVQQAEKFLQTKNISDRPQQLTITIEEAHRFLAPNTARQTIFGTIAREMRKYFVTLLIVDQRPSGIDNEVMSQIGTRITALLNDEKDIDAIFTGVAGSGNLRTILSKLDSKQQALVLGHAVPMPVVVQTRPYDETFYREIGEVPWEEISTPEILRVAEAAKADLGF